One genomic segment of Scylla paramamosain isolate STU-SP2022 chromosome 11, ASM3559412v1, whole genome shotgun sequence includes these proteins:
- the LOC135105117 gene encoding RNA pseudouridylate synthase domain-containing protein 1-like, with the protein MLWWKAMVAMMAERAVGAMLHRMAGRALLKLCFLVRYKLGHSLPATIDDIEILHHSPHYIVLNKRYDLLINSNDPDELTVQAQLRHLFPHLADKQLGHEFRFSHRLDFATSGLLCISLSKPAAKAVTKCFTKGEVDKYYLALVRGHLSQEMLDISLPIGDDMRPEWHKIKMATAQNPYVGPCKVAHTRLLVLQRGLYGDYPATKVLLKPSTGRRHQLRLHLSHLGHTIVGDFSYSNRRDMWPYRMFLHAHRLVLPSPLDYIDVQTKDPFTPEDPRNKWFPVETLNTLTEETYQRLNDARHHHCHGKNL; encoded by the exons ATGTTGTGGTGGAAGGCGATGGTGGCAATGATGGCAGAGAGGGCGGTGGGTGCCATGCTGCACCGCATGGCTGGCAGGGCCCTGCTGAAGCTGTGCTTCCTCGTGAGGTACAAGCTCGGCCACAGTCTTCCTGCAACCATAGATGACATTGAG ATCCTCCACCACAGTCCACACTACATTGTGCTCAACAAGCGTTATGACCTTCTCATAAACAGCAATGACCCCGATGAG CTGACAGTCCAGGCCCAGCTGAGGCATCTCTTCCCCCACCTGGCTGACAAGCAACTGGGACACGAGTTCAGGTTCTCTCATCGCCTGGATTTTGCCACCAGTGGCCTCCTGTGTATCTCTCTCAGCAAGCCTGCTGCTAAGGCCGTCACTAAGTGCTTCACCAAGGGAGAGGTGGATAAGTATTACCTGGCACTGGTTCGTGGTCACCTGTCCCAGGAGATGTTGGATATTTCTTTGCCTATAG GAGATGACATGCGACCAGAATGGCACAAAATCAAGATGGCCACAGCCCAGAATCCTTATGTGGGGCCTTGCAAGGTGGCCCACACTCGCCTCCTGGTGCTCCAGCGTGGCCTCTATGGTG ATTATCCAGCCACCAAAGTTCTGCTCAAGCCTTCCACAGGGCGGCGCCACCAGCTGCGGCTCCATCTATCTCACCTGGGACACACCATTGTTGGGGATTTTTCATACTCCAACCGACGGGACATGTGGCCTTACCGCATGTTCCTCCATGCCCACCGCTTGGTGCTGCCCTCACCCCTCGACTACATAGATGTACAGACCAAAGATCCCTTCACTCCAGAGGACCCAAGGAACAAATGGTTCCCTGTTGAAACCCTCAATACCCTGACTGAGGAGACCTACCAAAGGCTAAATGATGCAAGACATCATCACTGTCATGGGAAGAACTTATAG